Proteins encoded by one window of Candidatus Nomurabacteria bacterium:
- a CDS encoding non-canonical purine NTP pyrophosphatase, with translation MDLILSTRNQSKIVQIKELFKNLDITLLSLDEAGIEGEAIEDGLSIQQNAFKKADYAHRKSNGVYWTMADDTGLFIKVLYGAPGVKSARWAGEKATTEDTMNFCLKCIAGFEDRNATFRTSVVVISPTRVASYFKGEVGGRLLKEPRCVPQPQMPYSPLFIPNGSDKVWAEMSTEEENAISHRGIAFRQAIAFLEKIQK, from the coding sequence ATGGATCTCATACTCTCAACAAGGAATCAAAGCAAAATCGTTCAGATAAAAGAACTTTTTAAAAATCTTGATATTACCTTACTCTCTTTAGATGAAGCAGGGATAGAAGGCGAAGCCATAGAGGACGGCCTGAGTATTCAGCAGAATGCCTTCAAAAAGGCAGACTACGCACACAGGAAATCAAATGGTGTATATTGGACAATGGCAGATGATACTGGTCTTTTCATTAAAGTTTTGTATGGTGCTCCGGGTGTTAAATCAGCTAGATGGGCAGGAGAAAAAGCAACAACAGAAGATACTATGAATTTCTGTTTGAAATGCATTGCGGGATTTGAAGACAGAAATGCAACATTTAGAACCTCTGTTGTAGTAATATCACCAACAAGAGTTGCAAGTTATTTTAAAGGAGAAGTGGGAGGAAGATTATTGAAAGAACCACGATGTGTACCTCAACCACAAATGCCCTATAGTCCACTTTTTATACCAAACGGTTCGGATAAGGTTTGGGCAGAGATGAGCACTGAGGAGGAAAACGCAATTTCCCATCGCGGTATTGCATTTAGGCAAGCAATTGCCTTTTTAGAAAAAATTCAAAAATGA
- a CDS encoding MGMT family protein translates to MKTFRDKVLAIVGKIPKGRVLTYGEVAKRAGNSKASRTVGYYMSKNYDPKIPCHRVIRTDGKIGNYNRGGEKKRREILTKEGFTFTN, encoded by the coding sequence ATGAAAACTTTTAGAGACAAAGTATTGGCTATAGTCGGGAAAATTCCAAAGGGACGTGTTCTGACCTATGGTGAAGTTGCCAAACGAGCAGGTAATAGTAAGGCATCTCGTACTGTTGGCTACTACATGAGCAAGAATTATGATCCAAAAATTCCGTGCCATCGAGTGATCAGAACAGATGGGAAAATAGGGAACTATAATCGTGGCGGGGAAAAGAAAAGGAGGGAAATACTTACCAAAGAAGGATTTACATTTACTAACTAA